A single genomic interval of Lathyrus oleraceus cultivar Zhongwan6 chromosome 7, CAAS_Psat_ZW6_1.0, whole genome shotgun sequence harbors:
- the LOC127106266 gene encoding long-chain-alcohol oxidase FAO1: MISDHNKEKRKMKRECHPLLRGVRDNDKYKHGFSVAEMDSLTSICEAVFPSLPMDDDESSNDIKSFFNLSASQYPFPHEVAEVLGKRALTEAVILIRVILWLLWTRLGTFSICGFLCVSKKWPFINNFSSLSLDQREKIVQRCLKLRFLTPIRLAFVYIKVLCLFSVFSRVDENGDNPAWKAIGYEVSSSDEEMSNLCDKNRPLGKGVIETMHEHDTTLQQSLSNKGLNVTFDSKNNILKIKCDAVIVGSGCGGGVAASVLSKAGHRVIVLEKGNYFVPKDYSSLEGPSMDQQYECGGMLASADSRMIILAGSTVGGGSAVNWSACIKTPREVLKEWSREHKLSLFESFEYLSAMETVCERIGVNENCTREGFQNQVLRKGCQNLGLKVDYVPRNSSGNHYCGSCGYGCRKGEKQGTQVTWLVEAVENGAVIITGCKAERFLFESNNRNGSIRKKKCLGVSTKILNSRVTMKLEIEAKVTVSAGGAIMTPPLMISSGLKNRNIGRNLHLHPVLMTWGYFPESNSNLKGKVYEGGIITSVHKVQSSSNDSNSDTRAIIETPLLGPASFATLCPWESGHDFKQRMLKYPRTSHLITIIRDKASGQVTREGRISYKLNSTDKANMRNGLQQAVRILIAAGAVEVGTHRSDGQRLKCNENTSGKEIEKFIDSVCPVEGALSPGENWNFYTSAHQMGSCRMGVNEREGGVDENGESWEAEGLFVCDASLLPSAVGVNPMITIQSTAYCISNRIVDYLGKGTQLS, from the exons ATGATCAGTGATCACaacaaagagaaaagaaaaatgaaaagaGAGTGTCATCCATTGTTAAGAGGTGTGAGAGATAATGACAAATACAAACATGGTTTTTCTGTAGCTGAGATGGATTCACTCACAAGCATATGTGAAGCTGTGTTTCCTTCCTTGCCAATGGATGATGATGAGTCAAGCAACGATATCAAGTCTTTCTTCAACCTCTCGGCTTCTCAGTATCCATTCCCTCACGAG GTTGCTGAGGTGTTGGGAAAGAGGGCTTTAACAGAAGCAGTTATATTGATTAGAGTGATTCTATGGCTTCTATGGACAAGATTGGGGACTTTTTCTATTTGCGGTTTTCTCTGTGTTAGTAAGAAATGGCCATTTATCAACAATTTCTCAAGCTTGTCTTTGGATCAAAGAGAAAAGATTGTGCAGAGGTGTCTCAAGCTTAGGTTCTTAACTCCTATAAGACTCGCATTTGTGTATATCAAAGTCCTATGCCTCTTCAGTGTCTTCTCTCGG GTTGATGAAAATGGTGATAATCCAGCATGGAAAGCCATTGGATATGAGGTATCATCATCTGATGAGGAAATGAGCAATCTCTGCGACAAAAATAGGCCTTTAGGAAAGGGAGTTATAGAAACCATGCATGAACATGACACAACTCTTCAACAATCACTATCTAACAAAGGTCTCAATGTTACATTTGATTCCAAAAACAACATCCTGAAAATCAAATGTGATGCAGTAATAGTTGGTTCTGGCTGTGGAGGAGGAGTAGCAGCTTCTGTTCTTTCAAAAGCTGGTCACCGAGTCATTGTTCTAGAGAAAGGAAACTACTTTGTTCCTAAAGATTATTCATCGCTCGAAGGTCCTTCAATGGATCAACAATACGAATGTGGAGGCATGTTAGCTTCTGCTGATTCAAGAATGATTATTTTAGCAGGTTCAACTGTTGGTGGCGGTTCAGCAGTTAATTGGTCAGCTTGTATAAAAACACCAAGAGAAGTGTTGAAAGAATGGTCAAGGGAACACAAACTTTCACTCTTTGAAAGCTTTGAGTATCTATCTGCAATGGAAACTGTGTGCGAGAGAATTGGCGTGAACGAAAATTGTACGCGAGAGGGGTTTCAAAATCAAGTACTGAGAAAAGGTTGTCAAAATCTTGGCTTAAAAGTTGATTATGTTCCAAGAAACTCGTCCGGGAATCATTATTGCGGTTCGTGTGGCTATGGTTGTAGAAAAGGCGAGAAACAAGGGACTCAAGTTACATGGCTTGTAGAGGCTGTTGAAAACGGTGCAGTGATAATAACAGGATGCAAAGCTGAGAGGTTTTTGTTTGAAAGTAATAACAGGAATGGAAGCATAAGAAAGAAAAAATGTTTGGGAGTTTCGACGAAGATTTTAAACAGTAGAGTCACAATGAAGCTAGAGATTGAGGCCAAGGTGACAGTTTCGGCAGGAGGGGCAATTATGACACCTCCATTGATGATTTCTAGTGGTTTAAAGAATAGAAATATTGGTAGAAATCTTCATCTTCACCCTGTGTTAATGACTTGGGGATACTTTCCAGAATCAAATTCAAATCTCAAAG GTAAAGTCTATGAAGGAGGAATAATCACATCTGTCCATAAAGTACAATCGTCAAGTAATGATTCAAATTCAGATACAAGGGCAATAATCGAAACACCATTACTAGGACCAGCATCATTTGCAACACTATGTCCATGGGAATCAGGCCATGACTTCAAACAAAGGATGCTAAAGTATCCAAGAACATCACATTTAATAACAATAATAAGAGACAAAGCAAGTGGACAAGTAACAAGAGAAGGAAGAATAAGCTACAAACTGAATTCAACAGACAAAGCGAATATGCGAAATGGTTTACAACAAGCAGTGAGGATTCTAATAGCGGCCGGAGCAGTTGAGGTAGGAACACACAGAAGTGATGGACAGAGACTCAAGTGTAATGAGAATACTAGTGGGAAGGAAATTGAAAAGTTTATAGATAGTGTTTGTCCTGTGGAAGGAGCATTGTCACCAGGTGAGAATTGGAATTTCTATACTTCTGCTCATCAAATGGGAAGTTGTAGAATGGGTGTGAATGAAAGGGAAGGTGGTGTTGATGAAAATGGTGAGAGTTGGGAAGCTGAAGGATTGTTTGTTTGTGATGCAAGTTTGCTTCCTAGTGCTGTTGGTGTTAATCCTATGATTACTATTCAGTCAACTGCTTATTGTATCTCAAATAGAATTGTTGATTATCTTGGAAAGGGTACTCAACTATCATAA